The Sandaracinus amylolyticus genomic interval TGGAACGCGCGACCTGCTCACCCGCGGTCCCGCGCTCGACCCGCGCGTCCGCGTGGTCCTCCACGCGCAGAACGGCGGCAAGGGCGCGGCGCTCCGCACCGGGTTCCAGGAAGCGCGCGGGCGCTTCGTGCTGATCCAGGACGCCGACCTCGAGTACGACCCGAACGAGTACCCGAAGCTGCTCCAGCCGCTGCTCGAGGATCGCGCGGACGTCGTGTTCGGATCGCGCTTCGCGGGCGGCGGGTCGCACCGCGTCCTCTACTACTGGCACTCGGTCGCGAACCACATGCTCACGACGCTGAGCAACATGCTGACCGACCTGAACCTCACGGACATGGAGACTTGCTACAAGGTCTTCCGCCGCGAGGTGCTGCAGCAGCTGACGCTCGAGGAGAACCGCTTCGGCATCGAGCCCGAGCTCACCGCGAAGGTCGCGGGGCTCGGCGTGCGCGTCTACGAAGTGCCGATCAGCTACCACGGCCGCACCTACGCCGAGGGCAAGAAGATCGGGCTGAAGGACGCGTTCCGCGCGGTCTACTGCATCGTCCGCTACGGCGTGCCCGCGCGGATCAGCGCGGCCGAGGTCGCGCGCTCGCAGGCCGCGGCGGCGCGCGATGCGGAGCGCGACGACGCGCGCAGCACCGCCGAGCGCGCGGAAGCGGCGCGGCGCAATTGAGCGACCGATCGGTCATCGCGCGCTGGATCATCGATTGACTGCGTTCGTGGCGCCGCGTTAGCGTTCACGGGCTCAACGGAGGGAACCGCGAAGTGGCGTCCAGTGCTCGTGTTCTCGTCGCCGGCGAGACCAACGTCGGGATGAAGCGCACTCACAACGAGGACGCCTACGACCTCATCGACGACGAGCGTCTGTACCTCGTCGCCGACGGCATGGGCGGACACGCCTCCGGTGAGGTCGCCAGCAAGATGGCGATCGAGACGCTGCGCGAGTTCTTCTCCGCGACGTCGCAGGATCCCGAGGCGACCTGGCCGTACAAGATGGACAAGGCGCGCGGGTACGAGGAGAACCGGCTGATCACCGGGATCAAGCTCGCGAACCTGCGCATCCACGAGGCCGCGCAGCGCGAGCCGCGCCTGCGCGGCATGGGCACCACGATCGTCGCGATCCTCGTGATCGACGACGGAGTGCTCATCGCGCACGTGGGCGACTCGCGCGTCTATCGCCTTCGGCAGGGCAAGCTCGAGCAGCTCACCGACGATCACTCGCTCCTCAACGACTACATCAAGATGAAGCGTTTGACGGAGGAGGAGATCGCGAACTTCCCGCACAAGAACGTCATCGTGCGCGCGCTGGGCATGAAGGAGACCGTGAAGGTCGACACGCGCCTCGATCCGCCGCAGCCCGGTGACGTCTACCTGCTCTGCTCGGACGGGCTCTGCGGCCCGGTGAGCGATCAGGAGATCGGCGAGATCGCGCAGTCCTCGAACGATCTGAAGGGCGTCGCGTCGAAGCTGATCGAGCGCGCGAACGCGAACGGCGGACCGGACAACGTCACCGTCGTGCTCGCGAAGTGGATCGGCAAGGGCTGATCTCCGCGCTCCGTCGCCTGCGCGAGGGGGTCGGCGAGCTGCGCGCGAGACCGAGCTCGGAGCGCGCGGCGCGCGCGATCGAGCGACAGCTCGACTACCAGCGTCGCAAAGCATCGGCGATCGCGCGCGACCACGAGCGCATCGAGCGGATCATGAGCGCGCGGACGAGCGCGCTGGTCGCGACGCTCTCGCCGCACGTCGCGATCACGGCGAGCACGCGCGTGCTCGAGGTCGGCTCGGGCGCGCACGGGCACGTGTTCTTCCTCGGCGTGCGGGGCGCGATCGGTGTCGATCCGCTCGCGGACGAGTACCGCGCGCTCTTCCCGTGGCAGTCGCGCGCCGAGACGATCGCGGCGTACGGCGAGCGCCTGCCGTTCGACGATGCGCGCTTCGATCTCGTCGTCTCGGACAACGTGATCGATCACGCCGAGCGCCCTGCCGCGATCGTCGACGAGCTCGTGCGCGTGCTCGCTCCGGGCGGCGTCCTCTACTTCACGGTGCACGTGCACCACGCGATCTACGACGTGCTGTCGCGCGCGTACGGCCTCGTGACGCACGTCGGTCTGCCGCGCGATCTCGGTGGCCCGTTCGCCGATCACACGGTGCACCTCACGGCGCGCGACGCAGAGCGCCTCGTCGCGCGCGACGACCTCGAGATCCTGCACCGCGCGCTGCATCCCGAGCCCGCGCCGAAACGCAGACGGCGCGTCGACCACCTGAAGCGCGTGCTCGCGAAGAACACGACCTTCGAGGTGATCGCGCGCCGTCGCGCGTGATCACGTGACGATCAGATGGGCTCGTTGATCGACTCGAGGTCGAGGCCGCCCGGGTACATGTAGCTCGTGTACTGGCCGAACCCGTACACGACGATGCCGAACTCCTGCGAGCTCGTGATCGTGTGCGCGCCGCCGGTGATCTCGACGCGCGCCACGCCGAAGCCGGTGCCGCCGACCGGGAGGAACCCGAGCACGTTCGTGCCGTCGAGCGTCACGGTCGCGCCCATCGGCGCGGTGACGTTCACGAAGCTGCGCACGTAGGTGCTCGGCGCGAGGAACGTGTACTCGGTGCGGTACTGATCGGTCGGGATCGCGAGCGACATCGACGGATCGCCCACGTCGCCGATCGATGCGTTGATGCCCGGGTAGTTCTGGCCGACGAGGAACTGCGCGACGCTGATCGCCTCGGTGCCCGACACGCGGAAGCTCTGGCGCGCCTCGAACTCGACGGTCTGACCGCGGTTCAGCGTGACCGCCGCGTGCGTCGAAGCGGGATCGAAGGTGATCATGTTCCCGTCGCGCGCGGACATGATGCGGACGACGTTCGGCTCGTTCATCAGCGGCTGCGTGATCGAGACGATCGCCTCGCGTCCCCACGCCTCCTCGGGGAAGAGCGCTTCCTCGAGGTGATCGCACGCCCAGCGGTTCGCGGGCATGAACGCGCAGTTGTGGCCGCCGTACACCGCGACGCGGCCGCCGGTCGCGCGGATCTCGGTGCCGGTGAGATCGTACTCGGCGCCGACCGTGCAGTACTCGACGCGGCGTCCCGCGAGCACCGAGCCCTGCATGTCCGCGGCGCCGAACGGCGTGCACGACGCGGGGCGCGAGGCGACGAGCTGCAGCACGTCACCCGCGTTGAGCGTGAACATGCCGGTCTGGCCGGGCGTGAACGCCTGGACCATCCCGTCGGTCGACGCGCGCACGTGCGCGCTGAACGTGATCGACACCTCGGTCGCGGCATCCGAGGCGCCGACGATCGTGAGGAACCCGGGGCTCTGTCCTTCCTGCGGCGTGCCCTCGGTGCCGAAGTTGATCGGCGTGATCCGCATGTGACGCGT includes:
- a CDS encoding IgGFc-binding protein, translating into MTPPDGQGATPCTAGGPARICLGAEEVSCNPDGTESGRRNCSETGGTCAPGMGCVACLPNRGMCDGDTLQRCRPDGSGYDVVETCDASAGLVCNATSVTCSSPCADAEAANSYIGCEYWPVTTLNSQVASDFPFAVVVANPQSSAAQVTVTRGTAMVRTVTVAPGAVQTIELPWVTELKQQFSQTDQIEESTLLRGAAYRLRSSLPVTVYQFNPLEYRIARDCADESPLDDGFGDGQCFSFTNDASLLLPTHALTGNYLVTSVATRHMRITPINFGTEGTPQEGQSPGFLTIVGASDAATEVSITFSAHVRASTDGMVQAFTPGQTGMFTLNAGDVLQLVASRPASCTPFGAADMQGSVLAGRRVEYCTVGAEYDLTGTEIRATGGRVAVYGGHNCAFMPANRWACDHLEEALFPEEAWGREAIVSITQPLMNEPNVVRIMSARDGNMITFDPASTHAAVTLNRGQTVEFEARQSFRVSGTEAISVAQFLVGQNYPGINASIGDVGDPSMSLAIPTDQYRTEYTFLAPSTYVRSFVNVTAPMGATVTLDGTNVLGFLPVGGTGFGVARVEITGGAHTITSSQEFGIVVYGFGQYTSYMYPGGLDLESINEPI
- a CDS encoding class I SAM-dependent methyltransferase, with amino-acid sequence MDRQGLISALRRLREGVGELRARPSSERAARAIERQLDYQRRKASAIARDHERIERIMSARTSALVATLSPHVAITASTRVLEVGSGAHGHVFFLGVRGAIGVDPLADEYRALFPWQSRAETIAAYGERLPFDDARFDLVVSDNVIDHAERPAAIVDELVRVLAPGGVLYFTVHVHHAIYDVLSRAYGLVTHVGLPRDLGGPFADHTVHLTARDAERLVARDDLEILHRALHPEPAPKRRRRVDHLKRVLAKNTTFEVIARRRA
- a CDS encoding glycosyltransferase family 2 protein, producing MPSSEPVLSVVIPCYNERGTIHSCLERVLRSPVESIEVVVVDDGSTDGTRDLLTRGPALDPRVRVVLHAQNGGKGAALRTGFQEARGRFVLIQDADLEYDPNEYPKLLQPLLEDRADVVFGSRFAGGGSHRVLYYWHSVANHMLTTLSNMLTDLNLTDMETCYKVFRREVLQQLTLEENRFGIEPELTAKVAGLGVRVYEVPISYHGRTYAEGKKIGLKDAFRAVYCIVRYGVPARISAAEVARSQAAAARDAERDDARSTAERAEAARRN
- a CDS encoding Stp1/IreP family PP2C-type Ser/Thr phosphatase: MKRTHNEDAYDLIDDERLYLVADGMGGHASGEVASKMAIETLREFFSATSQDPEATWPYKMDKARGYEENRLITGIKLANLRIHEAAQREPRLRGMGTTIVAILVIDDGVLIAHVGDSRVYRLRQGKLEQLTDDHSLLNDYIKMKRLTEEEIANFPHKNVIVRALGMKETVKVDTRLDPPQPGDVYLLCSDGLCGPVSDQEIGEIAQSSNDLKGVASKLIERANANGGPDNVTVVLAKWIGKG